The nucleotide sequence cagggctggagtgggGCTCCTCTCAAATGGATGGGGCTGGAGTATGCCATAAGAAAGTGGACATGACTGTTCCTTAAGCAGCTACCTGCTGTTTCAGAAGTCCCTGGGCATCACTAGCTGCTGACAATAGTTTATGCAGCTGGTATTGTGCTTTACTTATTCCCAGAATCTGCCCCAGAACAGGAAAGAGGAATATTGAACCCAACTTCACCCCGATGTACATTGCCTCTCCCTTGGTAAATACCCCACCCCAAGCTGGGTGAAGAGATCATGCAAGGGGAAAACTGATGACGGTCCACATTTAATCATCATTTATTGTATAAACTGAGGTTTTGCACTTGTTTAGATGCTTACAGGCACCTCTAGTATATGTGGTGAAGGTTTACTGAGAGACACTAAGTAGGGAGAAACTAAGCAGAATACATTGAGGCAAAATATATTTGATCAAATGTCATCAATAAATTTGTCCCCTTTATGATAAGTCTCATGATACAGGATTCAGTCATTTTCCTTAGAGCCTCAGGTCTTTGATAAGATTCTAagatattctttctttcttttcaaggTAAATTCTCCATTTTTCAAGCCCTGTGGACTGTTGAGAAAGCGACCaacttaaaaaataaagagtGGCAAATTCAGATGACCTTAGGCAGAAAGCTGTAAAAATTGCAAGCTTTTCTTGGATGAAGCTGTGGTTTCTGACAGCTTACCTTGTGGCTTTTGAATGCTCGGagttgcagtgctgctgcaattAATTTTAAAGTAGAGGCTTTAAGCCTGATGAAACTGTAGTGCTCTATAATGTACAGGAAATGGGAAAAGAGCCTTTAAAGGGCTCTTTACACACTCCAGAATCAGACAATGGCAATACATAGGGCAAACCCAGGGCCTGCAGCTAAATTAAGCAACACCAGGAAATTTCAGACTCTTGCAGGTCTGGCTTGGCTGTAGCCTGAAGATAGCACTGAGAAACTACACAGGAGAGACGGTGCAGAACTGGAGCTGGGCAAAACTCAGCAAAGCATGATTAAGAGTTTCTGGCAGAACTGAACAAAGTATCCGCTTCATCTTCTGCACCCAACCCCCTGAGGAATTTGTCCTGAatggctgctggctcccagcaggacctCCCTGACAGCTCTAAGCCATATGGAAATGGAGGTGCATCTCATAGTGCTTAGGTTTACAGAACTTCTTGATCCTAAATAGAGTGACTACCTGAAATAGGTTTTTAGGATCCTTCAGGGCTAAGGGGTCCCAAAGCCCTACCTTGGCCAGACGCTCCCGGACCTGGTGTCTCCAGagcacctcctcttcctcacttgTCCTTCAGCGTGGCCATGCCCAGGGCTTCTGAGCTGTAGTCATACTGGTTGCTGGAGGACATAGACCGTCCCCAGGAGCACTGCAGGTTGGAGCCCCTCTTGCGAAAGGAGGATGTGAACCTGTAGAAGTTGCGGTGCCTGTTGCGCAGGTACTCCCGGTAGTTTTTGGTGAGCAGGGTGTAGAGGAAGGGATTGATGCAGCTGTTGCTGTAGGTCAGGCAGGTCACCAGATAGTTAATGCacttttgggtttgggtggtgAGCTGCAGGGAGTTGCTGTAGAGTCGGACCAGCTGCCAGATCCAAAATGGCAGGAAGCAGGCCCAGAAGACCAACACAATACTGAAAATCATGATGAGGACCTTCTGGCGGGGAGACCTCTTGCTCTTCTCCTTGTGTGGGGGGTTCCTCTGGGACTCCAGATAGGTCCTGGCCAGGCGCGTGTAGAGGAAGCCAATGATGATTCCTGGGGCCATGATGCTGGTGCTGAAGAGCACTGTCAGGTAGGTCCGGTAGGCGTCCATGCTCCAGGTGGGCGCACATATCCTCTTCACCTTGCCTTCTGCCTTGCTTCCCTCGGTGAGGGTGACCATCAGCATCATGGGCAGAGTAAGGAGCAGCGAGACTGACCAGACGGCCCCCGCCGTGACCTTCCGGTAGCCTCGCGACCGCTTCAGGGTGTCCAAGGGCCGGGTGACGGCCAGGTAGCGTTCGGTGCACATGAGGGTGAGGGTGAAGATGCTGGCGTGCATGGTGAGCAggtccaggctgagcaggatgCGGCAGCCCAGGTCCCCGAAGTACCAGTCCTGGGCCAGGTAGGTGCAGACGATGAAGGGGATGGTGGAGAGGTAGAGCAGGTcggccaaggccaggctgacGATGGAGCTGTACATGGGGGCGGCGCAGCGCGCCGAGTGGCACATCACCACCAGCGTGTACACGTTACCCGCCACCCCGGCCACGTACATCACCGATAGCACCGTCCCGAAGGCCGAGGGGATGAGCAAGGGCCCGCTCCCGGGGGAACcaccgccgcccgccgccgccgaaACGttgccccccgccgccgccgtccCGTTGGGCTCCatgggcggcggcggcggcccctcAGCCTCGCACCCGGCCCCGCGGCTCCTGGCCCCACCGGCGGCCGCTCCGCCCCCCGCGGGATGCAGGGCGGTACCGGGCCGCCTGCCGGGGCTGCCCCCGGGGGAAGGGCCGGGGCTCCCCCACTCCGCT is from Dryobates pubescens isolate bDryPub1 chromosome 20, bDryPub1.pri, whole genome shotgun sequence and encodes:
- the LOC104298003 gene encoding urotensin-2 receptor, translated to MEPNGTAAAGGNVSAAAGGGGSPGSGPLLIPSAFGTVLSVMYVAGVAGNVYTLVVMCHSARCAAPMYSSIVSLALADLLYLSTIPFIVCTYLAQDWYFGDLGCRILLSLDLLTMHASIFTLTLMCTERYLAVTRPLDTLKRSRGYRKVTAGAVWSVSLLLTLPMMLMVTLTEGSKAEGKVKRICAPTWSMDAYRTYLTVLFSTSIMAPGIIIGFLYTRLARTYLESQRNPPHKEKSKRSPRQKVLIMIFSIVLVFWACFLPFWIWQLVRLYSNSLQLTTQTQKCINYLVTCLTYSNSCINPFLYTLLTKNYREYLRNRHRNFYRFTSSFRKRGSNLQCSWGRSMSSSNQYDYSSEALGMATLKDK